Proteins encoded within one genomic window of Humulus lupulus chromosome 1, drHumLupu1.1, whole genome shotgun sequence:
- the LOC133789138 gene encoding ergosterol biosynthetic protein 28, with amino-acid sequence MKPLSMWLMLVGTLRLASVWFGFFNIWALRLAVFSQSPMTEVHGRTFGVWTLLTCTLCYLCAFNLENKPLYLATFLSFVYALGHFLTEYLFYHTMAIANLSTVGFFAGTSIVWMLLQWNSHQPQVASKAD; translated from the exons ATGAAGCCTTTGAGTATGTGGTTAATGCTAGTTGGGACTCTTCGCTTGGCCTCCGTTTGGTTCGGTTTTTTCAACATTTGGGCTCTCCGACTAGCTGTATTTTCTCAATCTCCAA TGACTGAAGTTCATGGTAGAACATTTGGTGTGTGGACTCTTCTCACTTGCACTCTCTGCTATCTCTGCGCATTTAACCTTGAAAACAAGCCACTTTACTTGGCCACCTTCTTATCATTTGTATATGCGCTTGGTCATTTCTTAACTGAATATCTTTTCTACCACACCATGGCCATTGCCAATCTCTCAACGGTTGGTTTTTTCGCAG GCACATCTATAGTATGGATGCTTCTGCAGTGGAATTCCCATCAACCCCAAGTTGCCTCGAAAGCAGACTAA